The DNA segment tctgtctcccccttctagactgtgagcccatttttgggtagggattgtctctatttgttgccgcagtgtactttccaagtggttagtacagtgctctgcacacagtaagtgctcaataaatgcaactgaatgaaagaatgaatgaatttgcccaaggtcacccagcaggtaagtagcacaGCCttgatcaaaacccaggtcctctaccacgtctgtgctctttccaaatcaatcaatatgattgattgattgatttggaaagagaacagtggaaagagcacccaccttgggagtcagaggacctgggtattgattgaaatacaattgattgattcctgctaGGACGTGCTGTTTCCGGGTTTCTCTTTCTAAAGTTATCTTGCTGAGTCTTTTGTCTAATTTCTTTTTTGTGGAAGCAAATGTTAGTAATGTTAAGATATTAAAAGGAAATTGAAATGATTTGGGGCACTTTAGATTTATTTTAAAAACTGAGATATACTAAATACTTTAGATACCAGTTGGTTGTGAAAGGAAAATTTATCTAGGAATGTGTTCACATTTTATTTCTCTGATTAGAGGTGATTGTTGCAGAGAAAATTCTGAGTTGAGTTTTCCATTCCACTAAAATGATTAATCCTGGAAAAATTCCTAACAACAAACTTATTTTCCACTTCGTTGacaatttctttcctttttttaatgcttcATCTGATTTGAATGTGAGAGCGGTTTGCTCAACTCTCTTTAATTATACTGTTAATGAAATGCTATCATTTAACAACAGATTGttaattccttgtgagcagggtccagagatcatgtccaccaattattttgtactttcccaagtgtgctctgcccatggcaagctctcagtaaataccactgatggattccccTGTAAAACTGCAATCTCCCTATGGGCAGaggtcatttctaccaactctgttgtactgtactttgctaagcacttagtacagtgctctgtgctcagtaagtgctcaataaataccattgatagattgatcttaGAAAGTAACGACATCAACTATTCACTTTTCGATCAATccaatttcattttgttttgggtTACATGCGCagatgtaagactgtgagcctcatgtaggacaaccttattaccttgtatctaccccagtgcttagaacagtgcttggcacatattaagtgattaacaaataccataataataataataataataataataaataataatgtatgggagcatagcagcatggctcaagagaagcagtgtggctcagtggaaagagcctgggcttgggagtcagaggtcatgggtttgaatcccagctctgtcacttgtcagctgtgtgaccttgggcaaatcacttcacttctctgggcctcagttccctcatctgtaaaatgaggcctcatgtgggacaacctgattaccttgcatctaccccagcgcttagaacagtgctctgcccatagtaagcgcttaacaaataccaacataaagtggtggagctgggattagaacccaggtcctctggcttccaaacctgggctttattcatgaggccacactgcttacctcctctttcatttatttattcaattgtatttattgagcactcaccatgggcagagcaccgtactaagcacttggtaaaatacagtacaaataaatacagtacaaatagacacatttccctcccacaaAGTGCTTAAGTCTAGAGATTCCAGCTCCAGCTGGGGTGATCAATCTGAGCTATTTATTGAAGGTTTGCTGCATGCAggacattgtgctaagtgcttaggagagtagaatataacagggttggtgggCACTTTCttggcccacaaggaccttacagttttgaAGGCACTCCGAAGGATAGAGCTGGTATAGCAGCCATTACAACAGGAACAGCAAAAACGGCAAAAAACCTCCTGCTGATCTACTTCTTCTTGCTCTTTCTGAAGAGGATGCTAAGGAGCCCAGCAAGAAGCAGGAGTTATGAGAAACTGATTCTGCTGCGGCCAGCACAGAGAGCTTCTCAGAGTTGAAacctctccagactgtgagctccttctgggctgggaatgtgtctgctaactctgttgtagtgtatctTTCCAAGCCCCTAGTGCAGTACTGTACACACAGTTAAGAACCATTGGTTAAATAGTGGTAAttatagtagtagtggtaataaaagtatttgttaagcaccttatcTGTGTAGAGCAACGTGCTATGTACTGGGGAAAGTAcacgggtgagaattagacatagttCAGGGAGTCAAAACCTAACACTGAGAAGAGTGGGGGGAGTCACCGCCACAAGGAACAATGAAACAATCAAAACACccacactttaaagcactccttcacCTTCCCCGCTCCTAacccacctcaccactctcctactactacccagcctgagcacttcgctcctctaatactaaccttctcactgtacctggatctcgtctatctcactgctgaactctcgcccacgtcctgcctctaacatgtaatgccctccctcttcatatccgacaatcactctcctctccttcaaagccttattgaaggtatgtcttctccaaatggccttccctgactcagccctcttttcctcatctcccactccctctgcatcaccctgacttgctccctttattcatcccccctcccagccccacaaattttatgtacatatctgtaattttatttattgatattaatatctgtctcctctagctgtaagttcattgtggacaggaaatgtgtacaatatattgttatatcagagtctcccaaacactttgtaaagtgttctgcacacagtaataataataatagttatggtatttgttaagagcttactatgtgccaagcactgtactaagtactggggtggatacaagctaatcaggttgtacacagtctctgtcccacatggggctcactgtcttgatcaccattttacagaagaggtaacagaagcacagagaagtgaagtgacttgttcaaggccacaaaGGAGACAGGTGGGGgtggcaagattagaacctaggtcctttttaCTACCaaggccatgctgtatccactatgccagattGACTGGCCAACACAAATAATTgaaaagacaaggacaatgatACCAGAGAGatttgtcatatttactgagtgcttaatgtattcaaaccactgtattaagcacttgggagagtacaatacaaccacaaacagacatattccctgtccatcatgaacttacagtcaagagggggagacagaaaatatgactaaataaataaattacagctacctACACAGATACCATGGAGATGAGACATAGTGCAGAGTGACTAGAGGAGATTGCTACACTGAGACTGTATCCTTACAATATCCTTGATGACCTTCTGTTACATCAGAGCCAGTTCTTGGTCAAGGGCCTGCTTTTCAGACATCACCTCTGACCATAGGGCCTTAAAAGGATCTCACTGGGCATGCcaactttagtaataataattattattatggtatttgttaagcacttactacatgtcaggcactgtcctaagagctggagtggataaaagcaaatcagttgggatacgctccatgtcccacgtgggggctcacagtctcaatcccaatttttcatatgaggtaattgaggcccagagaagtgaagtaacttgcccaaggtcacagagcagataaatgacagagccaggattagaacccatgatcttctgactcccaggcctgtgctgtctccactaggtcatgctgctgcccaACTTAAAGCTGTGAACCTTTCCCATTCACAAACAGAGCTCCTTGTTTCTGCTGCTGGAGTCACCCCTTTTCTCGATTGCTCACTTTAGGATCCCCATCCCCCAGGCCAGTGATAGCAGCTGCTGACCCAGCCGCCTCCTGCATCCTTATAGTCATGTAATGCCCTGAAATGGCAGAACcaaccttccccaccccacctcccatcaCGTTGTTGATTAGCTCATCTTGTCCTAATATTTAGCCATCAGCACTATGCCGGCTGCAATTTTCAGGCTGTTTGGCATGCTTTCAGACCGTAAAGTCTTTCGCATCTATCAAAATCAAACCTGAGTTCATTTCCTTAATACGCAAACAATTTCTGTTCTGCCCAATAGGATTTGAGCTACGGGAAGCATATGTTCCTAGGAAAATGTTTATACCTGCAGAATCCTCATCCAGAATGCTTCTGGCAGGGAAGTGTTCTTCAGAGACCACCGAATACATCGAGATATGTAAAAGTCCTAGGGAAGCTAGCCCACCCACCTTCCATCTGCAAAGTGGATGAGCTGTAATAGCTGAAGAGTGTAGATTAACTCATGCAAGCTGTTTAAGGATGTTGTCAGACAAAGTTTTGCCAAATGTAAGAGTGATAAACCAATGCCAGAGGGCCGAGGCTCGATGATCACAGATGGACATTACATTGTCTTCATTCCATCCATTAATGATGGCACCAtatgtgccagatgctggatAATAAACCCAATTTGGCAGGGGGGAAAGCAAAATCCAACTAGATGAAACCTCCTAAGAGATAGCGATAAATTCATTGAGCTCAATCCTAGTGTTAAAATGTTAAAATATAGTCCTGCTGCTTGGAAATGAAAGGATACTTTTCCTAGAaaagatcaattgtatttattaaaaataatagtaatggtatttgttaagtgcttactatgtgcccagcagtgttctgagagctgggatagatataaggtaatcaggttgtcccatgtggggctcatagtcataatcgccattttaccgatgaggtaactgaagcacagagaagttaagtggcttgatcaaggtcacacaacacactagtggtggagccaggattggaacccatgtcttctgaatcccaagcccaggctctctccattttactgtgtgcagagaactgaactaagcacttgggagagtacaatataacaatatagcagatacactccctgcacacagcgagcttgcagtctaccctctgtaaatcagtgatattaattgagcacttagtatgtgcagggcactgttctaagcacttgggagtgtataataaatagcattggcagatatgttccctgcccataacaagtttacagtatatagggatagacagagggagagaaagcttcTATGAAACATCTGCCTGCTTTCCCTTTTGAAAGGATTCATATATTATGTATTCTATTCACTGTAATATTAGCAGTCATATTTTTAGTATTCCTTCGCTCAATTCTCTGCTTTCTTGTAGGTCCTAAATAAAACATTTCCCCTTTTATTAATCTTTAGTAGGGAGTCACTAGCGCGTACAAATTTCATGATCTCTGTGGAAAATAGTACTATTCCTAAATATATCCAATCATTTCGTCAGCATGACAGCTTAAACACATAATTTCCTATCTTTCCAACAGCTAGACCTGATCATTATACACCAGCAGGTGGAGCTCCTTGAAAGTAAGTAACCCTCACGCTTCTTAACGTTTTAGAGATAGACACTGCTTAATTAGAAAACCGCCGATTTGTTAAAGGTCGGTAAGAGAAAGTGGTTTACTTAGCTGTGGGAAAAAACCCGAAGCTTAGCAAACTTCCTGATTTTGGTATAAACTATGGTGGTTTGCAAAAGCCCAGCATGTACTCATTCCTTGTGTGATAGGAGCCGATTATTATTTCAGAAGAATCCTAGAAAAGGGTATATTGACAGTCTGCAGATCAGCCAGATGTCATTATTTGTTAATTCTGAAAGCAAAATTCGAGCCTTGGCTGTTTTCCGGGGCCTACTTTTCAGGGAAAGACAATGAGCAGTTGAACTCATTGGAAACTGTCAAGCAGCATGAAAAGGagttgaataattatggtatttgttaagcccttactatgtgccaagcactgttctaagcgctggagtagatgcaaggtaatctggttggacacagtccctgtcccacatggggcttacagccttaattccattttacagatgaagcacagagaagttaagagagttgcccaaggtcacacagcaggcaggtggcagagccaggattagaactcatgtcccctgacttccaaacctATGCTCTCGCCAATAGGGCTCATCACCCTAAAGTTATCAACTCCCTTAGCCGAGAACGAGCTCGCCGGTGAATGGGCAGAGGCGGGAAGTCTGAACAAATGACAACAATGTTTTTCCTCTGTTAGTGATACTAGGTACTGAAACCTCCAACAAATATGAGATCAAAAACGGCCTAGGACAGAGAGTTTACTTTGCAGTAGAAGAAAGCCTCTGTTTTAACCGCACCTTCTGTGCCCCACTGCGGTCCTGCGCCTTAAGAATTGTCGACAACACAGGCCGTGAGGTGATTGCGGTCCACCGACCCTTGCGATGCATCAGCTGTTGGTGTCCTTGCTACTTACAAGAGGTTAGTCTGGTTTGCAGTGCTCCAAAGGGAGGGGTTGGGTTGTCAAGGAGGTGGGGGGTGATGGGGCATTACTCCAGGAAAAGGAGACCAATTGCTACATTAATTAGGCACAAAGGGTCATCTCAACTTTCATTAACACAttactaagcaatcaatcaactgtatttattgtgggcttactgtttcattgcactgtactaagttcttgggagagtatgatataatggaCATGTTAGACAAATTCACTGATCAGCATAGcatgaaaagtaataataataactgtgggatttataaagcacttattgtgtgccagacactgtactaagcgctgatgtggatacaagcaagtcaggttgagcatagttcctctcccacatggggctcccagtctccaatgccattttacagatgaggcaacagacacagaaaagtgaagtaacttgcccagtgtcacacagcagacaagtggcagaaccgggattagaacccttgaccttctcactctcaggcctatgctctatccactataccatacttcAGTGAGTATTTTTCTTCCCAGTAAAGACCACAGTGATTTCTCTGATATTGGCTGGACCAGACAGTACATACATCATGCAACCTCTTGGAGCAAAGTACTTCTGAACAGTTTTTTGCATTTCCCCTTACCCTGATACCATTTGTCAATTAGCGAGCCACTATACTATGTAATCAgagttggggtagaaacagatgACAACAAACCCCTCAGTACCTATTTCTCAGAAAAGTCTTGACAAGGGCAACCAGTTCCAACTTCCATTTAAAGGTGCTTAATCATCAGGCTTGTTTTGTTGGGAGGGAGAAAATGCCCCTTAGTGGATTACTGGAGAGCCTGAATCTGAAGAAAGTGCTGTGAACtttaacttcatcatcatcaacccatcGATCAGTGTTTATTGAACCCAAtccagctctcctccctcctaatcCCCAGAAGGgtagggagtgggaaggaccaCAGAGATTAAGCCCATCaccctggcccctcctacctcacctggctactctcctactacaacccagcgtgcacacttcactcctctaatgccaacaggGGCCCACTTTTCAGGGAAAGTCAATAAGCAGTTGAACTCATTGGAAACTGTCAAGCAGCATGAAAAGgagtctaataattatggtatttgttaagcccttactatgtgccaagcactgttctaagttctaaactctcccccgattagactgtaagcccgtcaaagggcagggactgtctctatctgttaccgatttgaacattccaagcgcttaatacagtgctctgcacatagtaagcgctcaataaatactattgaatgaaccttctcattgtgccttaaCCTCTCCTATCTCATCACCGATCCCTTGTCCACATTTTGGGGAAGACTTGCactaaggaggggaggggaaagtagGATGGAAGAGAACATGGACTTGTCTGTGCTGAGCTCCACCCACTTATAGCTCCCTGTGGATTTGTGCAATGGTATTGGAGGGATGGAGGATTTCTCATGACTTGAATCAAGGGTGGGTGGATGGACCTCTTTAAATTTTCGGGGGTTCCATtgttggaagcagagtggctttgtGGATAAAACAGGGCTTGGGTGTTGGAAaaccaggtctgccacttgtctgttgtgtgatgttgggcaagtcacttcacttttctgttcctcagttacctcatttgtaaaatgggaattaaaacttgagtccaatgtgggacatggactgtttccaacctgattagtttgtatctaccccagagtttaatacagtgcctggcacatagcaagtgcttaaataccacatgcAAACACACAAAGCAACAACAACTAATTTCCAGAGAATTTGCTGGAGCACAGGGTGCTGTTGTGCAGTGAATGCAGTCTTTACCCTCAGGGGATTGGAGGGAAATGCTCTTGTTTGGGTTTTGTTTAAGGGTGGTTTCAGGATGACATTTTCCAATGAGCAGCATCTATACTTCAACTAATTTCTTTTCCAAAAGACAATCTAGATTTTCCCCAAGTGATGTTGGCTATACTAGTTTGAAAAAGCCCACCTTTTAAAATAATTAGTGCATAAACCCTGTTAGGTATGCTCTATCCCATGATCCTCTAGCTTCTTCACAAGTTTCATTTAGCAGTGTAGTATGGGAAAATTTCCCCTGAATCAATttgagtggtattcattgaacacttattgagtgtatagtattgtactaaatgcttaggaaagtataacaTCATattgttggcagacacaatctttgtcctcaaggactttatctctaatgagggagacagacattaaaatagattacagatagcagaagcaggagagtatgacaacacggcctagtggatagagcatggacctgagagtcaaaaggaccttttttcaaatccctgctctgctactggtctgttctgtgatcctgggcaagtaacttcacttctctatgcctcagttacctcatctgtaaaatgggaattaagactctaagccccatgcgggacaaagaCTCtgagcaacccaatttgcttgaatctaccccagcacctagtattgTGCCCGCCGTGCTGTGGTGAAGAGTGGGGTTTACCTAAGTACTCAGAGGGTAGGGCATAGGTGAGAGAAGATAGGATGGGGAGGTGAGTGGTTAGTCAAGGATGGCTTCTGGAAGGAATaaaattttagtaggactttgtagatggagagaatagTGATCTAGGAGAAGGAAATTCCAGGCTTGAAGGAAGGACATGAGCAGTGTccttggaaagagggagagaaaaagagtgagagaaagagaacaaagcacagtgggtaggtgagtggagtgtgtggactggattacAACGGGATAGGAAAGCTCAAAGCCTTTTTGCCTGTGAATCAGAACTGCAGGAGGCAACTCTACATTTGGAAAGGAATTTCCCTGTCAACAATCCTGCTATTTCCTGATTCTTGAGGGAACACACCTAACATGACTGGGAATTATGCCACGCAGGCACCCGAGGAGCTACTTACCACAAATCCTGACTCCTAACTTATTCTTGGAACTCTGCCCTCCATATGGCCAACTGACAGACAGAGAATGTTTGAGTCTTTTCAGCAAATGCTCATAACGCCCCAGAATAAAATTCTTTGTCTGCACAAACTCCACTTGAAAGGTCAGGACAAGATCCATCATGATTCTCCAACCTGGGGATTCCTTGAAAATCCCTCCCCAAGTTCCCGAGCCACATGACATTGTGGAAATCTCTCCAACAGCAGAATTCAGTGGGACAGAATGCTATTTTGGACTATTCAGGACCACCCCCTGAGGGCTTCCAAGGTTACACTATACAGATGAGAAGTGCCTAAAATATGTTTGATTAGATTACAGTTGTCCCTGGGTGCCCTTAAAAGATTGTCCTAGACCCAGTGGAAAGGGTTGGTTTACAACATGTTGGTGAGCTCTTTTTGCTTCCTGAAGACAGGATCTAAGTGATTGGAAAATCTGCCCATCTTCAGATGGTGTGAAATcataatgtttctgaaaaattaaaatgagcatccttcccatccccagccctggTGTCCCAACACACGGTCTCTTTCCAGGATCATTTCACCAAGTCCCAGCTCCTCAGGAGGGGAAAGTGAGGTAGGGGTGGCTCTGTTCCAGTTCCTTGGGATGGATCATGCTCACATGGGGTATTCCTCTCCATCATCCCCAGGCCGCCGTGGATGCTCCCTCTCTGGAGTACCGAGAAGGAGTGTAGGGAGGCTCCAGGAAGGGGACAGAAGGCTGTTTGTGCAGGGCTTGGAGCCAGACTCACCAAACAGcatgtcttcctcttcctcttctccacctcctcattGCTAGACTGGGACATCCATTTAGTCAAAGGATGTGGTGGAGTGATACTGTGGCAGCTTATCCACTCATCTTGGAGGACTTGGCTAGATAAACAGGTTATAGTTCAGAACAACAAGGTTATAGTTCCTTTGTGGAACCCTCCTGGGGCCACCCAAGTTCTTTTAGTTTCCTTCCCTTTGCCCCCACCAAAAGAAATATGTCAAGGGAACTCCAGGCTGCTGGGAACTGGGGAAGGTAAAAATAATTTCTCTACTGGGTActgtccaggagaggacaggatacTGGGGAGAATAAGAAAATAATGGGGTGTTCTGGTAATCAAAGGGAGGAACAGACATCtcctagaccgtgaactccttgggggcaagggattttgtctgccaactctactgtattgtaccctcccaaacacttagtacactgataTGCATGGAATGTGAGGGGCAAtatgaccttgtggatagagcacgggcctgagattcagaaggacctaggttctagtctcaactcctccacttgtctgctgtgtgaccttgggcaagtcacttcatttctatgtgcctctgttccctcagctgtaaaatggggattatgactgtgggacatggagtgtatccaacctggttactttgtatctatcccagcatttagaatagtgcatggcatttagtaagggcttaacaaaaaccatttaaaaaatgctcaGAAATCCCATTGAGTGGAATAGGAGCTAGGAAAAAAGAGTAAGGTTGGCAGTTCCTAGTAGGGGACTATCTCACCAGACCATTCTCCAGGGCACcaggcttcctgcccacagtggagtgCAAGTCGCCCACCCTGAGAAATCCAgttttaggaaaataataataacactaattgtGGTACTTCTCAAGacctatgtgccacacactatactaagtgctggggtaaataaaagatcatcagattggacacagtccatgtcccacatgggactcacaatcttaatccccattttacagatgaggtaacagaggcatagagaaatgaagtgacttgcccaaggtcacacagaggacaagtggcatagccaggattagaacccatgaatttctgactcccaggcccaggctctatccagtacaccacgctgctttgtgAGAATGTTTGGGATGAACTTTCTGATTATCTCATTGTCTAAGTGTTTACAAAATGTCTCGTCTAAGTATTTACAAAATATTCAAAACTCTTGTTTTGCCTTTCCATTCTCCGGGCACATTCAAATCTAGAGATCAACGTCGAGAGTTCAAAGGTTCAAGGAGTCTGTTTTCCGATTATGACTCACTGCTTGGCTTCATTCAAATTTCAAGGAGTGGGTTAAGATTCAGTAGAGACCAAAAAGGATTTCAGCAGGAACATAATGTGTAGAGTTGAATCTGCCATGCTAGTGCAAAAAAGCACAATGATATTAGAAACCACTGTTTTCTCTGCTTTTTTAACAGTTAGAAATCCAAGCCCCTCCAGGGATTGTCGTGGGATATGTTGTTCAGAAGTGGGACCCTTTTCTGCCTAAATTCACAATTCAAAATGAGAATAAAGAAGAAGTCCTAAAAATTGTTGGCCCTTATGCAACATGTGGATTTTTTGGCGATGTTGACTTTGAGGTATGTTTACCAAGTAAAGAACATTTTCAGTGAACCCATGATTACCCTTATGACTCTCCCCCACAGATATTCATGTTGCAGTGTTCTataggcagaagcagtgtggcattatggaaagaacacaggactgagaatcagaaaacctgatttctaatcctggctttgccacttgcctgttgtgttacTTTGATCAAGTCATgtaactttgtgcctcagcttcttcatctcatTTAATGAGGATTAAAATAAAAAGAGGCAATCTcccttccttaaactgtgagccttatgtgggacagagactgtgtccattgtgATTATCTTAATTCTACCCTGGAgtgtagaacagggcttgggatattcattcaatagtatttattgagcgcttactatgtgcagagcactgtactaagcgctcgggatgaacaagtcggcaacagatagagacagtccctgccgtttgacgggcttacagtctaatcgggggagacggacagacaagaacaatggcgataaacagatatagtaagcacttaataaattatattactattaATCAATTAAGCAATGTTTTTGTTGagtactatgttt comes from the Ornithorhynchus anatinus isolate Pmale09 chromosome 1, mOrnAna1.pri.v4, whole genome shotgun sequence genome and includes:
- the PLSCR5 gene encoding phospholipid scramblase family member 5 isoform X1 codes for the protein MASPDSHNQIGRGPAGFLPGSTDPERSHPAATSSSQQQVPRLPPLPPASLPPGLEYLNQLDLIIIHQQVELLEMILGTETSNKYEIKNGLGQRVYFAVEESLCFNRTFCAPLRSCALRIVDNTGREVIAVHRPLRCISCWCPCYLQELEIQAPPGIVVGYVVQKWDPFLPKFTIQNENKEEVLKIVGPYATCGFFGDVDFEVKTINEKLTIGKISKYWSGFVNGVFTNTDNFGIHVPADLDVKIKAAMIGACFLIVSCPREKTGNVINRT
- the PLSCR5 gene encoding phospholipid scramblase family member 5 isoform X3, translated to MASPDSHNQIGRGPAGFLPGSTDPERSHPAATSSSQQQVPRLPPLPPASLPPGLEYLNQLDLIIIHQQVELLEMILGTETSNKYEIKNGLGQRVYFAVEESLCFNRTFCAPLRSCALRIVDNTGREVIAVHRPLRCISCWCPCYLQELEIQAPPGIVVGYVVQKWDPFLPKFTIQNENKEEVLKIVGPYATCGFFGDVDFEVKTINEKLTIGKISKYWSGFVNGVFTNTDNFGIHVPADLDVKIKAAMIGACFLIDSNMEADGSN
- the PLSCR5 gene encoding phospholipid scramblase family member 5 isoform X2 yields the protein MASPDSHNQIGRGPAGFLPGSTDPERSHPAATSSSQQQVPRLPPLPPASLPPGLEYLNQLDLIIIHQQVELLEMILGTETSNKYEIKNGLGQRVYFAVEESLCFNRTFCAPLRSCALRIVDNTGREVIAVHRPLRCISCWCPCYLQELEIQAPPGIVVGYVVQKWDPFLPKFTIQNENKEEVLKIVGPYATCGFFGDVDFEVKTINEKLTIGKISKYWSGFVNGVFTNTDNFGIHVPADLDVKIKAAMIGACFLIDLMFFEHSLAGL